One Spirosoma agri DNA segment encodes these proteins:
- a CDS encoding RagB/SusD family nutrient uptake outer membrane protein, whose translation MKTNRILLIAALALGLGACSLEETPPSSLAPVNFYTNANDATAAVNAVYDISNQVGDQSRNFIIMGDLPSDDMDPLLNNADRVQLWSFQTIATNSVVSQTWQVIYQGINRANTAIDRIPGIPMDETLKKRLIGEAKFLRAYYYFYLVRWYGGVPLILKETQSLNVGKDVARASADEVYAQIVKDLTDAETSLPDKFTGIDLGRVTAGAAKSMLARVYLTRKDFANARAKAKDVIDNAAKYGYGLFDKYVDVFAISNKNGKESVFEIQFVGGGSGQGSGMVTYFAPENSPITGRGFGSFIPTMDLYNSFKTGDKRKELFINSYIDGAGKTVNTFQHFNKYVDPSARAFGDANNNFPIIRYADVLMMFAEADNEISGPTAAALDAINPIRRRAFGFPLIGASSVDFTTALTKDTFRQAIWDERRWEFNAEGHRWFDLVRTDRLVPLLKAKGKTSITETHKLYPIPQRERDLNPVLTQNPGY comes from the coding sequence ATGAAAACGAATCGAATCTTGTTAATAGCTGCGCTGGCGCTTGGTCTGGGAGCCTGTTCACTGGAAGAAACACCACCTTCGTCGCTGGCTCCGGTCAATTTTTACACGAATGCGAACGATGCTACGGCAGCGGTCAATGCCGTCTACGACATCTCCAACCAGGTGGGCGACCAAAGCCGGAATTTTATCATCATGGGCGACTTGCCGTCGGATGATATGGACCCTCTGCTGAACAATGCCGACCGGGTTCAGCTCTGGAGTTTCCAGACCATTGCCACCAATAGTGTGGTGTCGCAAACCTGGCAGGTAATTTACCAGGGTATCAACCGCGCCAATACCGCCATCGACCGGATTCCGGGGATTCCGATGGATGAAACGCTGAAAAAAAGGCTGATCGGTGAAGCGAAATTCCTGCGGGCCTACTATTATTTTTATCTGGTTCGATGGTATGGCGGGGTGCCGCTGATCCTGAAAGAAACCCAGTCGCTGAATGTCGGTAAAGATGTGGCCCGTGCGAGCGCCGACGAGGTGTATGCGCAGATTGTCAAGGACCTGACTGATGCCGAAACGTCGCTGCCCGACAAGTTTACGGGTATCGATCTGGGCCGGGTGACGGCTGGCGCGGCCAAGTCGATGCTGGCGCGGGTTTACCTGACCCGCAAAGATTTCGCCAATGCCCGCGCCAAAGCCAAAGATGTGATCGACAATGCCGCCAAATACGGCTACGGCCTGTTCGACAAGTACGTTGATGTCTTTGCTATTTCGAATAAGAATGGCAAAGAGTCGGTTTTTGAGATTCAGTTTGTGGGCGGGGGCAGTGGCCAGGGCAGCGGCATGGTGACGTATTTTGCGCCAGAAAACTCACCCATCACGGGCCGGGGTTTTGGGTCATTTATTCCGACGATGGACTTATACAATAGCTTCAAAACCGGTGATAAACGCAAGGAACTGTTCATTAATTCGTACATCGACGGTGCCGGAAAAACCGTCAATACGTTCCAGCACTTCAACAAATACGTTGATCCGTCGGCAAGAGCGTTCGGCGATGCCAACAACAATTTCCCGATCATTCGGTACGCCGATGTGTTGATGATGTTTGCTGAAGCCGATAACGAAATCAGTGGCCCAACGGCTGCGGCTCTGGATGCCATCAACCCCATTCGTCGCCGGGCTTTCGGTTTTCCATTGATCGGAGCCTCCTCGGTCGATTTCACGACTGCATTGACCAAAGACACCTTCCGGCAAGCCATCTGGGACGAACGGCGGTGGGAATTCAACGCCGAAGGTCACCGCTGGTTTGATCTGGTCCGGACCGATCGGCTGGTACCATTGCTGAAAGCGAAAGGCAAAACCAGCATCACCGAAACGCACAAGCTATATCCCATTCCGCAGCGCGAACGCGATCTGAACCCGGTCCTGACGCAAAATCCGGGCTATTAA